A stretch of Henckelia pumila isolate YLH828 chromosome 4, ASM3356847v2, whole genome shotgun sequence DNA encodes these proteins:
- the LOC140867691 gene encoding uncharacterized protein, whose protein sequence is MESLSSPRISFSAEFLDENNFISICPNPRTTSEKEIIKPSRNVEFEFLSGKSTNMIAADELFSEGKLLPFWQMHQPENLNNITLKSTENADVTGESDKNSKPRINWQFLDDDPSPRPPKCTVLWKELLRLKKQRASSTLTSSTSPSSSSSSETPSEKKEGIGNKEKVVKRIKKGLERTRSANIRIRPVINVPICNQPKNNTALMPPLFSSRKGKLLER, encoded by the coding sequence ATGGAATCCCTCTCCAGCCCCAGGATCTCATTCTCGGCCGAGTTTCTCGACGAAAACAACTTCATCTCCATATGTCCCAACCCTCGAACGACGTCGGAGAAAGAGATCATAAAGCCTTCCCGCAACGTGGAGTTCGAGTTTCTTTCGGGGAAATCAACCAACATGATCGCAGCGGATGAGCTGTTCAGTGAAGGTAAGTTGCTTCCCTTCTGGCAAATGCATCAGCCCGAAAACCTCAACAACATCACCCTCAAGTCAACGGAAAATGCTGACGTAACGGGAGAAAGCGATAAAAACAGCAAACCCAGGATCAACTGGCAGTTTCTTGATGATGATCCCTCCCCTAGACCACCTAAATGTACTGTTCTCTGGAAAGAGTTACTGAGGCTGAAAAAACAACGTGCCAGCTCGACTCTAACTTCTTCTACGTCTccctcttcttcttcctcctcggaGACTCCGTCAGAGAAAAAAGAAGGGATAGGGAATAAAGAGAAAGTAGTGAAGAGAATCAAGAAAGGCCTCGAAAGAACGAGATCTGCTAATATAAGAATAAGACCTGTGATTAATGTGCCTATTTGCAACCAACCCAAAAACAACACCGCACTCATGCCTCCACTCTTTTCTTCAAGAAAAGGAAAATTATTAgagaggtaa
- the LOC140866646 gene encoding probable membrane-associated kinase regulator 1, with product MGRRTEKLRHGSATKSHTLPSSPTHSFSSSSSSSDFEFIISRSPHKSSAAAADELFYKGQILPLHLSPRISMVRALLLSSPSTSSSSDTTTTASRDSTASTSSASSIDLPHHLDCESSRPSSVTDDDDFKRLTHTGRNIHSLNFLPTKSSKYFSLAKFSSVFRKEHKNTTAATAVKRVSSSAKEVVRKYLKKVKPLYEKISQKQQQQKASPSPPCMPPPSRLPKSENTTPRMAENKDQDLTTCNTKNISQYSFSGSLRFPSRRSCISSCPSSMGSSPSHGKSGSGFSQMGRAGSGMCYSDSSSMEELQSAIQGAIAHCKNSMLQNKTMVSNEI from the coding sequence ATGGGACGGCGCACTGAAAAGCTCCGCCACGGCTCCGCCACCAAATCCCACACCCTTCCTTCCTCGCCCACCCACTCcttttcttcctcctcctcctcctccgaCTTCGAATTCATCATCTCCCGCTCTCCCCACAAGtcctccgccgccgccgccgacGAGCTCTTCTACAAAGGCCAGATCCTCCCCCTCCACCTCTCCCCCCGCATCTCCATGGTCCGTGCTCTCCTACTCTCCTCTCCCTCCACTTCTTCCTCCTCCGACACAACCACCACCGCCTCCCGTGACTCCACGGCCTCCACTTCCTCCGCCTCCTCCATCGATCTACCCCACCACCTCGACTGTGAATCCTCCCGCCCCAGCTCTGTCACCGACGATGATGACTTCAAACGCCTCACTCACACTGGCCGCAACATTCACTCACTCAACTTCCTGCCcacaaaatcatctaaataCTTCTCCCTCGCCAAATTCTCCTCTGTTTTCCGAAAGGAACACAAGAATACCACCGCGGCCACCGCCGTCAAGCGAGTCAGCTCAAGCGCTAAAGAAGTCGTACGCAAGTACTTGAAAAAAGTGAAACCTTTATACGAAAAGATCTCCCAGAAACAGCAGCAACAGAAAGCATCCCCTTCACCGCCGTGCATGCCGCCGCCGTCGAGACTCCCGAAATCGGAAAATACAACTCCGCGCATGGCGGAAAACAAAGACCAAGATTTAACAACATGCAACACGAAGAATATTTCACAGTACTCATTTTCCGGAAGTTTGAGGTTCCCCAGCAGAAGAAGTTGCATTTCCAGCTGCCCATCTTCAATGGGATCATCACCAAGCCATGGTAAAAGCGGGTCCGGGTTTTCGCAAATGGGTCGGGCTGGATCCGGCATGTGCTATTCGGATAGTTCGTCAATGGAGGAATTGCAGAGCGCTATTCAGGGTGCAATCGCGCATTGCAAGAACTCCATGCTGCAGAATAAGACTATGGTCAGTAATGAAATTTGa